From the Exiguobacterium marinum DSM 16307 genome, the window CTCAGTCGTCCCGCTCATTTTTATGCTTTTTTAATTTTGCCTTTCCAGTTTTTGAATCCACCTTCGAGCATGTAGATGTTGTTGTATCCGTTCTTCATGAGAAGCTTGGCTGCTTGGTTAGACCGTGAGCTTCCTTGGCAATAAATAAGGATCGGTTGATCTTTACGCAATTCTTTCATACGCATTTTCATTTGTCCGACCGGGATGTTTCGTGCGCCGACGATATGACCAGCTTTATATTCTTTCGGTTCACGTACGTCGATCAATTGTCCTTTACGGAGTGAAGCGCGGAATTCTTCTTGTTTCATTTTT encodes:
- a CDS encoding rhodanese-like domain-containing protein, with the translated sequence MGLETILVILLWVALIAYIVWRFMPARGLKKMKQEEFRASLRKGQLIDVREPKEYKAGHIVGARNIPVGQMKMRMKELRKDQPILIYCQGSSRSNQAAKLLMKNGYNNIYMLEGGFKNWKGKIKKA